GGGGCAGAAAATCCTGCATGAAGTCTGGCGCATACGAGTCAGGTAAACCCAGGCGGATTTTGCCCTGCATGCGTTGCGGCGTAAGGGACGCCAGCAAACGGTCGTGGCTCTTGAGGAACTCGGTGGTTTCACCGAGGAGTTTCTTGCCATACATGGTCAGCTCAACCCCTTGGTTGTTGCGGCTGAACAGGCGTTGGCCAACTTGGTCTTCGAGCTTTTGAATCTGAGTGGTCACGGTCGAGGCACTGCGGTGCACGTGATTGGCCGCTTCGTTGAATCGCTGAAAGCGGGCCACCGCGTGGAAGGTGCGCAACAGGTCGATGTTCAGGTGTTTGCTCATGATTCCACTTTTAAGGATTAGTGGTGCAGCTTATTCAAATATACAGAATCATGCGCGGCCCTTAGCCTTTCGGTCAATCAAGCCAACCGGAGGTTCTATGAAACGATCAACCTTGGGGCTGCTGCTGTTACAGGTGGTGTTCGTGCTGTCGTGGAGTTCGGGCTTTATCGGCGCGAAATTGGCGACCCGCAGCGATGGCATTTTTAATGTGCTGTTCTGGCGGTTTTTGTTGGTCTCGGTGTGCCTGGCGGTGTTTTTGAACGTGCGGCTGCTGAAGGTTTCCTGGACGTGCATCCGCCATCACGCGGTGATTGGTTTTCTCTCGCAGTTTCTCTATCTGACCTGTGTCTACGTGGCGATCCAGAACGGTTTGCCGCCGGGGATTGCGGCGATCATTGCGGCATTGCAACCGTTGATGACGGCTACTTTGTCATCGGGCAGTGTGGCCGAGCGCAGTGGCGCCTGGCAGTGGCTGGGGTTGGTGATCGGTTTCGCCGGTGTGTCGATTGTGATCGCCGGGCAATACCGCAACGGCGGCACCGACGTCGGGTTGGTCACCTATTTACTGCCGCTGGTGTCGGCGCTCGGTCTCACCGTGGCCACGCTGTACGAACGACGGGCGGCACGGGCTCAGTCCGGCGACCTTGGCCTGGCGTTGTTTATCCAATCGTTGTTGACCTTGATCGGCTTTAGCGCAGCAGTGTTGTACACCGATACGTTGAGTATTCCTCGATCCCCGGACGTATTGATCTCCATCATTTGGCTGACGGTGTTTTCTACCTTCGTCGCTTACCTGAGCCTGTGGCTGTTGCTGCGGGTCATGACGGCCACCCACGTGGCGGCGTTGGTGTACCTGGAGCCACCAGTGACGCTGGTGTGGGCCGCCGTGATGTTTGGCGACGTGATTCATGCATCGACGTACGCAGGGATCGCCGTGGTGGTGGCGGGGCTGATTCTGGTCCGCGTTAAACAGCCAGCGGCCGTGTGTACCTCCTGAAAAGGTCAGTTTTTCTTTACCTTAAGTCTGCCTGTGGGTTCAGCAACCTGACAGTTGGCACCTGTTAAAAAGTCTTATAGCCAAGCAGGAGCGCGGCTGGAACAAGGGGGCATTTTTTTACTGGAATAAACGCTGGGCGGTGACGCCCGAGGGTTCTGTATGTTGTTACGTTATGCGGCATTGGCGGCGTTGGTCGTCGCGGCTTCCGGGTGTGTAGAGGAGCGGGTCGTGCATGATCGACGACCGGTGCAGCGTGAATATGTAGAAGTCGTCGCGCCACAACCGCCGCCGGTGCAGGTTATCGAGGTCGAGCCCGAAGGGCGGCCGGGCTACCTGTGGTCGCGCGGTTACTGGCGTTGGGAAGGCGGGCGTTATATGGCCGTGCATGGCCACTGGGAGCCGCAGCGCCCAGGCTATCGCTATGTGCATCCGCATTGGGTACAGAGCAATGACGGCTATCACTGGCAGGGCGGCGGTTGGGTTCGCTGACCGTTTTCCGGTGGCTTAAATCGGCTTCTTTGTACCCAAAAGCCGAACTTCCCTGAGCAGCGCCGCGCCCAACTGGCCGGTGCCCAACTCCTTGTAACCCACCGCTTTTACGTCGCCGTTCTCTTCTGCCTGGGTGAGAATCACCGGTGTTTGCTTGCCTGTGCCTTCGTCAACATGCAGCGCGTATTGCGGGATATCCAGGTTGATCGGCGTGCCGGCGGCCTTGCCCTTCACGTTGCCGCAACGCGGCGTTTCAGGTCAGCCGCCGCATGCCCGTAGCCTTGGCTGCGTCGAGGTCAAATGTCGCGGTATATTCGCATCCCGCTGCGTGGGCACAGCGTTCAATCAGGCAGTCGGCGAAATCGCCTTTGGTGCCTGTAAATCGCCGCAGTGCCTGCCAGATAACTTCCGCGTGCTCTACGGTCAGTTCCCGAGTGCGTAGCAGCGTCTCCAGGACCGCAACCACATCGCTCTTGGCTGACTGGTAGCAGGACTGCAGGACCCACACCAATTCCACCACTGAAACCAGGCTGACAAAACCCGGTGAGGCCGTGGTGAGGGATTCGATCAGTCTGGATGCCTTTGGCGATTGAACAGGATCATCCTGGGTGACGTAGCGCACCAGCACATTGGTATCCAGTCCGATCATCGCGCTTTTGCTCCCTGTGCAGCGATGGCCTGGTGCATTTCTTCGAGGCTGACGGGCTTGGCGGGTTTGCGGATCAGCCCCTTGAGGTCCGTCACCGTTTTGCTGGCCGCGATGATCGCAAATTTACCATCTTCCATTTCGACAAACTCGACGCGGTCACCAGTGTCCAGCCCAAGTGCGGCCCGGACTTGAACGGGGATAGTGATTTGTCCTTTTGATGTGAGTGTGGCGGTAGCCATGTTGACAGCCTCTCTCGTGATACTCCTTACCTTAGGGTAAGGAATAGGGGAGGGCAAGATAAATTGGTCCATAGGTTGCTCATCTGGCATAGGTGGGTGGGAACAGGTAAAACGATAGTCCGAACCATCCCCATCGACACGCCTGATAACGGCCTGAAGAGATACAACATATGACGGATCGCCAGCTCATCATCCCCGCTGCCATGCGCCCCATCGTCGAGCGCGCCGGCTACGTCCCGGCGGTAAAAGTCGGCAAGACCCTCTACTGCGCGGGCCAGGTCGGCCGTACGCAAAACCTGGAAGTCATCACCGACCCCGAGGCGCAATTCGTCGCCGCCTGGGAGAGCCTGCGGCGGGTATTGGAGGAAGGTGGTTGTACGTTCGAAGACGTGGTCGACATGACCACCTACCACGTGAACATGAGCGAACACATGGCGGTTTTCCGTGAAGTGAAAAACCGCCTGTTCCCCCGCGGGTTGTGCGCCTGGACAGTCATCGGTGTATCAGAACTGGCTAACCCAGGCTTGCTGCTGGAGATCAAGTGCGTCGCGGTTCAGCGCTGACTCACTGCACCACGCGATAGCACGGCACATAGGCAGCGCCGCCCGGCAGTTTCATCCGGTGCTGCTCCACAAATGCCTTCAGCAACTCATCCAGCGGCTTCATGATCGCCGGGTCGCCATGGATCTCATACGGCCCGTTCTGCTCGATCAGGCGAATACCCTTGTCCTTGACGTTGCCCGCCACGATCCCCGAGAACGCCCGGCGCAGGTTGGCCGCCAGTTCATGGGGCGGCAGCGCGTGGCTCAGTTGCAGGCTGGCCATGTTGGCGTGGGTGGGGTCGAACGGGCGCTGGAAGCCCTCGTCGATCTTCAATAGCCAGTTGAAGTGGAACGCGTCGTTGCGCTCACGGCGGAACTGTTTGACCGCTTTCAAGCCGGCGGTCATCTGCCGTGCCACTTCAGCCGGGTCATCGATGATGATCTGGTAATGGGCCTGGGCCGCGTCCCCCAGGGTTGCGCCGACAAACGCGTGCAGCTGTTGCAGGTACGGCGCGGCGTGTTTCGGCCCGGTGAGGATCACCGGGAACGGCACGTCGCGGTTGTCCGGATGCATCAGGATGCCCAGCAGGTACAGGAACTCTTCAGCCGTGCCCGCGCCGCCCGGGAAGATGATGATGCCGTGACCGACGCGCACAAAGGCTTCCAGGCGCTTTTCGATGTCCGGCAAGATCACCAGCTCGTTGACGATCGGGTTCGGTGCCTCGGCGGCGATGATCCCAGGCTCGGTCAGGCCCAGGTAGCGCCCGCCGGTAATGCGTTGCTTGGCGTGGGAAATCGTCGCGCCCTTCATCGGGCCTTTCATCACGCCAGGGCCGCAGCCAGTGCACACGTCGAGGCTGCGCAGGCCCAGTTCGTGGCCGACTTTCTTGGTGTATTTGTATTCTTCGGTATTGATCGAGTGCCCGCCCCAGCACACCACGATCTTCGGCTCCACGCCCGGGCGCAGGGTGCGGGCGTTGCGCAGCAGGTGGAACACGTAGTCGGTGATGCCCTGGGAGCTGCTCAGATCGATGCGCTGGCTGTCCAGTTCGTTTTCGGTATAGACAATGTCGCGCAGGGCGCTGAACAGCATCTCACGGGTACTGGCGATCATTTCGCCATCCACGAAGGCGTCAGCCGGGGCGTTCAGCAGTTCCAGGCGCACGCCGCGGTCTTGCTGGTGGATGCGCACTTCGAAATCTTTGTAGGCGTCGAGGATGGTCTTGGCGTTGTCGATATGCGCGCCGGTGTTGAGGATGGCCAGGGCGCATTGACGAAAGAGGGTGTAGATGCTGCCGGTACCGGCTTCGCTCAGTTGCTGGACTTCACGTTGCGACAGCGTTTCAAGGCTGCCTTTAGGGCTTACGGAGGCATTGATGACTTGTCTTTGGGGCATTCTGATTCCCTGAAAGCACAGCCACCGGACCATGGAAGGCCAGTGGCTTGAGGAGAGTACGCGCCGTTTTCGGTCGCATTGGACGGTTATTTTCCTCGGCACTGGAGCCGAGCGCAAACACCGTCGCGCACCATCATGCCGCAGAAGTTACTGAATCAGCTTCCAGTTTTTGTAGAAAAACCGCCGCAAGGTAAAGACCGCTCCGGCAAAGCCCGCGATCAGGCCATTGAGCAGGGACGGTACCCGGGTTGGCCGCACGATATCGATGAACAGGCAGTAGCGCTTGGCATCGTTCTTATTGAAGGAGGCATGCATCAGCGTGTCATCGAAGATAAACAGCGGGTTATCGTGCCAGTAATGCTTGTGCTTGCCGACCTGGATGTAAACGCCCTCGTGATGCGGTGCCGGTGCCATGTTGTAGAGCACGCGGAACATCATGCGCAGCGGGCCGAAGTGAAACGAGGTGGAGCGGTTTTCATTGAATACCGACACGCCGATGGTTTTCACGTAGGGCAGTTTTTCCCGCAGTTGCGGGATATCCAGGCTGGTCTCGATCGGGCGGCCGTACCATTGGAAGAACAACATGCCGCGCTTTTTCTCGGCCATGCGCTCATCCAGGTAATGGATGATTTCGTCTTTGTTGGCCATCGCATCGTCGATGACCTTTTGCAGGTCTTCGCGCCAGGCCGGCGGCAGGTCGTTCATTTTATAAACGTGGCGATTACGCTGGCTCACCAGGTCAAACAGCGTATTGAACGGCGCCAGCAGCCAGGTATTGCGGCCGTTGCCGATGAAGTACTTTTTAATGGTCGCACCGTCGTACAGGCCATTGCGCAAAAAATCGTACAGCCCGCAGAACACCACCAGCAGCAGAAACACCAGGGTGGTGCGCGGGAAGCAATAAATGAACAGCAACACGCCAAGTACCCAGGCGGCGGACGCCAGGCGTTTGCGGATGACACTCTTACTCATGAAACGTGGCTCCATCGGGCGGCTTTCGATTGCTTCAAAACCGTCCGCGATGGACTCGCAGGCCAAGGCAAAGGCGTCAGTCAACCCGTGGGCCATCATGCCTGAGCTGAAACATATCGAAATGATTCGGTCATGATAGGGTGTTATCGCGTGCACGTGGCGTTTTAAATGCGGGAAATGTGTGAAGCCACTACACAGATTTTTACCGTTGTCCCCTTAAAATGCCGCGCTGATAGCCGGATCCGGCGTGTTGCGGATAGCATTTTGTGAACAGAAGATTTGCGACTATCGTGACGC
This genomic window from Pseudomonas sp. Bout1 contains:
- a CDS encoding AbrB/MazE/SpoVT family DNA-binding domain-containing protein, with amino-acid sequence MATATLTSKGQITIPVQVRAALGLDTGDRVEFVEMEDGKFAIIAASKTVTDLKGLIRKPAKPVSLEEMHQAIAAQGAKAR
- a CDS encoding RidA family protein; protein product: MTDRQLIIPAAMRPIVERAGYVPAVKVGKTLYCAGQVGRTQNLEVITDPEAQFVAAWESLRRVLEEGGCTFEDVVDMTTYHVNMSEHMAVFREVKNRLFPRGLCAWTVIGVSELANPGLLLEIKCVAVQR
- a CDS encoding aspartyl/asparaginyl beta-hydroxylase domain-containing protein, with protein sequence MSKSVIRKRLASAAWVLGVLLFIYCFPRTTLVFLLLVVFCGLYDFLRNGLYDGATIKKYFIGNGRNTWLLAPFNTLFDLVSQRNRHVYKMNDLPPAWREDLQKVIDDAMANKDEIIHYLDERMAEKKRGMLFFQWYGRPIETSLDIPQLREKLPYVKTIGVSVFNENRSTSFHFGPLRMMFRVLYNMAPAPHHEGVYIQVGKHKHYWHDNPLFIFDDTLMHASFNKNDAKRYCLFIDIVRPTRVPSLLNGLIAGFAGAVFTLRRFFYKNWKLIQ
- a CDS encoding DMT family transporter, whose translation is MKRSTLGLLLLQVVFVLSWSSGFIGAKLATRSDGIFNVLFWRFLLVSVCLAVFLNVRLLKVSWTCIRHHAVIGFLSQFLYLTCVYVAIQNGLPPGIAAIIAALQPLMTATLSSGSVAERSGAWQWLGLVIGFAGVSIVIAGQYRNGGTDVGLVTYLLPLVSALGLTVATLYERRAARAQSGDLGLALFIQSLLTLIGFSAAVLYTDTLSIPRSPDVLISIIWLTVFSTFVAYLSLWLLLRVMTATHVAALVYLEPPVTLVWAAVMFGDVIHASTYAGIAVVVAGLILVRVKQPAAVCTS
- a CDS encoding type II toxin-antitoxin system VapC family toxin, with the translated sequence MIGLDTNVLVRYVTQDDPVQSPKASRLIESLTTASPGFVSLVSVVELVWVLQSCYQSAKSDVVAVLETLLRTRELTVEHAEVIWQALRRFTGTKGDFADCLIERCAHAAGCEYTATFDLDAAKATGMRRLT
- the ppnN gene encoding nucleotide 5'-monophosphate nucleosidase PpnN; this translates as MPQRQVINASVSPKGSLETLSQREVQQLSEAGTGSIYTLFRQCALAILNTGAHIDNAKTILDAYKDFEVRIHQQDRGVRLELLNAPADAFVDGEMIASTREMLFSALRDIVYTENELDSQRIDLSSSQGITDYVFHLLRNARTLRPGVEPKIVVCWGGHSINTEEYKYTKKVGHELGLRSLDVCTGCGPGVMKGPMKGATISHAKQRITGGRYLGLTEPGIIAAEAPNPIVNELVILPDIEKRLEAFVRVGHGIIIFPGGAGTAEEFLYLLGILMHPDNRDVPFPVILTGPKHAAPYLQQLHAFVGATLGDAAQAHYQIIIDDPAEVARQMTAGLKAVKQFRRERNDAFHFNWLLKIDEGFQRPFDPTHANMASLQLSHALPPHELAANLRRAFSGIVAGNVKDKGIRLIEQNGPYEIHGDPAIMKPLDELLKAFVEQHRMKLPGGAAYVPCYRVVQ